A genomic stretch from Mycobacterium cookii includes:
- a CDS encoding MMPL/RND family transporter, protein MSEPTQAAPPPVSQPLIPPFLPRMIHKLALPIVLVWLGIVFVTNTVAPQLEVVSKNHAVSQSPRDAASFQSMMKVGSTFKEFNSDASAMILLEGDKPLGAEAHRYYDEIVKRVEADTKHVQHVQDFWSDPLTAAGSQSHDQKAAYVQVYLAGNMGGSLATESSAAVRKIVDSVPAPPGIKAYVTGAGPLIADQSHAGEKGVAKVTLVTILVIIVMLLFVYRSISTVMIMLFMVFVELLAARGVVATLGNYGIMGLSTFANNMLVLLAIAAGTDYAIFIMGRYHEARSLGEDREQAFYTMFHGTAHVVLGSGLTIAGAMYCLSFCRLPYFQTMGVPCAVGMLVAVFAALTLGPAVLTVATFFKLLDPKRVLQTRGWRRIGTAVVRWPAPILAVTIGVALVGLLALPGYKTDYDTRHFLPPETPANVGYAAADRHFDQARLNPELLMIETDHDLRNPADFIVLDKVAKAVFHIPGIGRVQTITRPLGTPLDHSTLGFQMGAQAAGRIQTQHYQEEQAKNLLKQADELHKTMATLHEQMETTQELSNTTHETTKLTKETVKITEELRDNIANFDDFFRPIRSYFYWEKHCFDIPACWTLRSIFNALDGIDQVAENIENLSANLDKLDQIQPRLVALIPPQIESQQHNLDTIMSNYATTKGLNDQAKAQSDNATAQGDAFDKAKNDDTFYLPPEAFKSPDFARGLKQFISPDGHAVRLIISHEGDPATPEGVSHIGPIKQAVHEAIKGTPWEGAKVYLGGTAATYLDMHNGSNIDLLIAGIAAATLIFVIMLVITRSVVAAFVIVGTVLLSLGASFGMSVLLWQYILGVKLHWMVLAMAVILLLAVGSDYNLLLISRFKEEIHAGLKTGTIRAVAGSGSVVTSAGLVFAATMATFAFSPLKVMAQVGTTIALGLLFDTLIVRSFMTPSLATLLGRWFWWPQHVRPRPASVMLRPYGSRPAVRELLHRDVQDETEAGVVETV, encoded by the coding sequence ATGAGCGAGCCCACCCAAGCGGCGCCACCACCTGTATCGCAGCCGCTGATACCGCCCTTCCTGCCGCGGATGATCCACAAGCTTGCGCTGCCGATCGTCCTGGTGTGGCTGGGAATTGTTTTCGTCACCAACACCGTGGCGCCTCAACTCGAGGTCGTTTCCAAGAACCACGCGGTGTCGCAAAGCCCCAGAGACGCCGCGTCGTTCCAGTCGATGATGAAAGTCGGATCGACGTTCAAGGAATTCAACTCCGACGCCTCGGCGATGATCTTGCTGGAAGGCGACAAGCCGCTCGGCGCTGAGGCGCACCGTTACTACGACGAAATCGTCAAGCGGGTCGAGGCCGACACGAAGCACGTCCAGCACGTCCAGGACTTCTGGAGTGATCCGCTCACCGCCGCGGGCTCCCAGAGCCACGACCAGAAAGCGGCCTACGTCCAGGTCTATCTTGCCGGCAACATGGGTGGCAGCCTTGCCACCGAATCCTCCGCGGCCGTCCGGAAAATCGTGGATTCGGTGCCCGCGCCGCCCGGAATCAAGGCTTATGTCACGGGGGCCGGTCCGCTGATCGCCGATCAGTCCCATGCCGGCGAGAAAGGCGTCGCGAAAGTCACGTTGGTGACCATTTTGGTGATCATCGTGATGCTGCTGTTCGTCTACCGCTCGATCAGCACCGTGATGATCATGCTGTTCATGGTGTTCGTCGAGTTGCTCGCCGCCCGAGGTGTCGTCGCGACCCTCGGTAACTACGGGATCATGGGCCTGTCCACCTTCGCCAACAACATGTTGGTGCTGTTGGCGATCGCCGCCGGCACCGACTACGCGATCTTCATCATGGGTCGATATCACGAGGCCCGCAGCCTGGGTGAAGACAGGGAGCAAGCCTTTTACACCATGTTCCACGGCACCGCGCATGTCGTGCTGGGTTCGGGCCTGACCATCGCCGGCGCGATGTACTGCCTGAGCTTCTGCCGGTTGCCGTACTTCCAGACCATGGGTGTGCCCTGCGCGGTCGGCATGCTCGTCGCGGTCTTCGCGGCGTTGACCCTCGGACCGGCGGTGCTGACGGTCGCCACATTCTTCAAGCTGCTCGACCCGAAGCGGGTATTGCAGACCAGGGGCTGGCGCCGGATCGGCACCGCCGTCGTCCGCTGGCCTGCCCCCATCCTGGCGGTGACGATCGGCGTCGCCCTCGTGGGTCTGCTTGCTCTGCCCGGCTACAAGACGGACTACGACACCCGCCACTTCCTGCCGCCGGAGACCCCTGCCAACGTCGGCTACGCCGCCGCCGATCGGCACTTCGACCAGGCCCGGCTGAACCCCGAGTTGCTGATGATCGAGACCGATCACGACCTGCGCAATCCGGCCGACTTCATCGTGCTGGACAAGGTCGCCAAAGCGGTCTTCCACATTCCCGGTATCGGCCGCGTGCAGACGATCACCAGGCCGCTGGGCACACCACTCGACCACAGCACCCTCGGCTTCCAGATGGGCGCTCAGGCCGCGGGCCGGATTCAAACCCAGCACTACCAAGAAGAGCAGGCGAAGAACCTGCTGAAGCAAGCCGACGAGCTCCACAAGACGATGGCCACCCTGCATGAGCAGATGGAAACCACCCAAGAGCTCAGCAACACCACCCACGAAACCACCAAGCTCACCAAAGAAACCGTCAAGATCACCGAGGAATTGCGCGACAACATCGCCAACTTCGACGACTTCTTCCGGCCCATCCGCAGCTACTTCTACTGGGAGAAGCACTGCTTCGACATCCCGGCGTGCTGGACGCTGCGATCGATCTTCAACGCGCTCGACGGCATCGACCAGGTGGCCGAGAACATCGAGAATCTGAGTGCGAATCTGGACAAGCTGGACCAGATTCAGCCGAGGCTGGTGGCGCTGATACCGCCTCAGATCGAGAGCCAGCAGCACAACCTCGACACCATCATGTCGAACTACGCGACCACGAAGGGTCTCAACGACCAGGCGAAGGCGCAGTCCGACAACGCCACAGCCCAGGGCGATGCCTTCGACAAGGCCAAGAACGACGACACGTTCTACCTGCCGCCAGAGGCATTCAAGAGCCCGGACTTCGCGCGAGGTCTCAAGCAGTTCATCTCGCCCGACGGCCACGCCGTGCGGCTGATCATCTCGCACGAAGGCGACCCGGCGACCCCCGAAGGCGTCTCCCATATCGGGCCGATCAAGCAGGCCGTGCACGAGGCGATCAAGGGAACCCCGTGGGAAGGCGCCAAGGTTTACCTCGGCGGCACCGCCGCGACGTACCTGGACATGCACAACGGCTCGAACATCGACCTGTTGATCGCCGGAATCGCTGCCGCCACTTTGATTTTCGTGATCATGCTGGTGATCACCCGGAGCGTGGTCGCGGCCTTCGTGATCGTCGGTACGGTGCTGCTCTCGCTCGGCGCATCGTTCGGCATGTCCGTGCTGCTATGGCAGTACATCCTCGGTGTCAAACTGCACTGGATGGTGCTGGCGATGGCGGTCATCCTGCTGTTGGCGGTCGGGTCGGACTACAACCTGCTGTTGATATCCCGGTTCAAAGAAGAGATCCACGCCGGCCTCAAGACGGGCACCATCCGCGCCGTGGCCGGCTCGGGTTCGGTGGTGACCTCGGCCGGGTTGGTGTTCGCCGCCACGATGGCAACGTTCGCCTTCAGTCCCCTCAAGGTCATGGCCCAGGTGGGAACCACGATCGCACTGGGTCTGTTGTTCGACACCCTGATCGTCCGGTCGTTCATGACACCGTCACTGGCGACGCTGCTCGGACGCTGGTTCTGGTGGCCGCAACACGTGCGCCCGCGCCCGGCCAGCGTCATGCTCCGGCCGTACGGCTCGCGTCCTGCGGTGCGCGAGCTGCTCCACCGCGACGTTCAAGATGAAACCGAGGCCGGAGTAGTCGAGACGGTCTAG
- a CDS encoding MmpS family transport accessory protein, with protein MTTTEPRTEPLKTQGSAGTEGKMVAPQPAKRKSLLSRFWLILVIAAVVAISGSVVYRLHGVFGVHSGSFGGGMGAGVLDEFNAKTITLQVWGSPGSTATINYLDENSHPQQALNVPLPWSTVLSSTKPGIPANLVAQGDGSWIACQFVVNKHDGSGDVIKAPNRSPANENVNAFVYCLDKSA; from the coding sequence ATGACGACCACCGAGCCGAGGACCGAGCCGTTGAAGACCCAGGGTTCCGCAGGCACTGAGGGCAAAATGGTGGCCCCTCAGCCGGCGAAACGGAAGAGTTTGCTGAGCCGGTTCTGGCTGATTTTGGTCATCGCAGCCGTGGTCGCGATCTCCGGATCTGTCGTGTACCGACTGCATGGCGTCTTCGGTGTGCACAGCGGCTCGTTCGGCGGCGGCATGGGGGCCGGGGTGCTCGACGAGTTCAACGCCAAGACGATCACCCTGCAGGTCTGGGGCTCACCCGGCAGCACGGCAACCATCAATTACCTCGACGAAAACTCCCATCCGCAGCAGGCTCTCAACGTGCCCTTGCCCTGGAGCACAGTATTGAGCTCGACGAAGCCCGGTATCCCGGCAAATCTGGTGGCGCAAGGAGACGGCAGTTGGATCGCCTGCCAGTTCGTGGTGAACAAACACGACGGAAGCGGTGACGTCATCAAGGCTCCGAATCGCTCGCCCGCTAACGAAAACGTCAACGCGTTCGTCTACTGCCTGGACAAGTCCGCATGA
- a CDS encoding mycofactocin-coupled SDR family oxidoreductase, with protein MGSLDGRVALITGAARGQGRAHALALAAEGADIVAADAPGPMKDLTYPLGTESDLAETAALVEKLGRRCTPIAVDVRDPAQVGAAVKQTVKDYGSLDIVLANAGVVSTGPLEDVSDVVWQQLVDTNLTGAFNTLRAAIPVMRRQRFGRIVVTSSMGGRMGIPELSAYNATKWGVIGLAKSAALEVARDGITINVICPTTTQTPMVQPEGGDDIPDELVRRMMKANPIPQPWIQPEDVSRGIVYLVTDPGVISGSVLEIGLGGSARIH; from the coding sequence ATGGGATCTTTGGATGGACGGGTCGCGTTGATCACCGGTGCGGCTCGCGGGCAGGGTCGTGCGCACGCGCTCGCGCTGGCCGCCGAGGGAGCCGACATCGTCGCGGCGGATGCGCCCGGTCCGATGAAGGATCTGACCTATCCGCTAGGCACCGAAAGCGATCTGGCCGAGACGGCCGCGCTGGTGGAAAAGCTCGGCCGCCGCTGCACTCCGATCGCCGTCGACGTGCGCGACCCGGCTCAGGTCGGCGCCGCAGTCAAGCAGACGGTCAAGGACTACGGCAGCCTCGACATCGTGTTGGCCAACGCCGGCGTCGTCAGCACCGGGCCGTTGGAAGATGTCAGCGACGTCGTCTGGCAGCAACTCGTCGACACCAACCTGACCGGCGCGTTCAACACCCTGCGCGCGGCCATTCCGGTGATGCGGCGACAGCGTTTCGGGCGGATCGTGGTGACGTCGTCGATGGGCGGGCGGATGGGCATCCCGGAGCTCTCGGCCTACAACGCCACCAAGTGGGGTGTGATCGGGCTGGCGAAATCCGCCGCGCTGGAGGTCGCCAGGGACGGCATCACGATCAACGTCATCTGTCCGACGACCACCCAGACGCCGATGGTCCAGCCCGAAGGCGGTGACGACATTCCCGACGAACTGGTGCGCCGCATGATGAAGGCCAACCCGATACCGCAGCCGTGGATTCAGCCCGAGGACGTCAGCCGCGGAATCGTCTATCTGGTCACCGATCCCGGGGTGATCTCCGGCAGCGTGCTCGAGATCGGGTTGGGCGGCAGCGCCCGCATTCACTAG
- a CDS encoding DUF732 domain-containing protein codes for MSGRETYSGTIRRMKAMNVLRSAGFALAAVAAVIGMSAPAFADPDTDFDNQIGHFGIYGPHDYNPYLAKIVCHRLGVGVDPDAAAAAHFLSNNLPRGTTQVQTYQFLGSAIAQYCPDLQGKLQNIPAR; via the coding sequence ATGAGCGGACGCGAAACCTACAGCGGTACGATTCGCCGCATGAAGGCCATGAACGTACTGCGGTCCGCGGGCTTTGCGCTCGCCGCTGTCGCCGCCGTGATCGGCATGTCTGCGCCGGCGTTCGCTGACCCGGACACCGACTTCGACAACCAGATCGGACACTTCGGTATTTACGGGCCGCACGACTACAACCCGTACTTGGCCAAGATCGTCTGTCACCGACTGGGAGTGGGAGTCGACCCCGACGCCGCCGCGGCTGCGCATTTCCTCTCCAACAACCTGCCCCGGGGCACGACTCAGGTGCAGACGTACCAGTTCCTGGGTAGCGCCATCGCCCAGTACTGCCCGGACCTTCAGGGCAAGCTGCAGAACATCCCGGCGCGCTAG
- a CDS encoding MmpS family protein: MLERAWIPLVIAIVVALGGFTVWRIHGIFGSEKRPSYSDSATDDSKPFNPKRLTYEVFGPPGTVADISYFDVNADPQRVDGAKLPWSIKLTTKAAAVMGNLVAQGNSNSIGCRIIVDDVVKAEKISNEVNAFTYCVLKGA, translated from the coding sequence GTGCTGGAGCGGGCGTGGATACCGCTCGTGATTGCGATAGTGGTCGCCCTCGGCGGGTTCACCGTGTGGCGGATCCACGGCATCTTCGGCTCTGAGAAGCGGCCGTCCTACTCCGACAGCGCGACCGACGACAGCAAGCCGTTCAATCCCAAGCGCCTGACCTACGAAGTATTCGGCCCGCCCGGCACGGTTGCCGACATCAGCTACTTCGACGTGAATGCCGATCCGCAGCGCGTCGACGGGGCGAAGCTCCCGTGGTCGATCAAGCTGACGACAAAAGCGGCAGCAGTCATGGGAAACCTTGTTGCTCAAGGAAATAGCAATAGCATCGGTTGCCGCATCATCGTCGACGACGTGGTGAAGGCCGAGAAGATCTCGAATGAGGTGAACGCCTTCACCTACTGCGTTCTCAAAGGCGCATGA
- a CDS encoding NAD(P)H-dependent amine dehydrogenase family protein has protein sequence MPNTYRVVQWNTGNVGKSSLKSIVTNPQLELVGCYAWSPEKVGRDAGELVGIAPIGVAATNDVDALLALKPDCVVYNPMWLDVDELVRILSAGVNVVTTASFITGGNLGDGRDRIVEACEKGGSTMFGSGVSPGFAELLAIVSAMVCNRVDKVTVNEAADTTFYDSPETEKPVGFGQPIDHPDLQAMAAKGTAIFGEAVRLVADALGVELDDVRCEAEFAQTTVDLEMASWTIPAGCVAGVYISWQGIVGDRTVIDLNVRWRKGQTLDPDWKIDGDGWVIQIDGQPTVTTKVGFLPPPYFEATTIEEFMDLGHIMTSLPTLHAIPAVVAAAPGIATYTDLPLTLPRGVVSI, from the coding sequence GTGCCCAACACATATCGAGTGGTCCAATGGAACACCGGAAACGTCGGCAAGAGCAGCCTGAAGTCGATCGTGACGAACCCGCAACTCGAGTTGGTCGGGTGCTACGCCTGGTCGCCGGAGAAGGTCGGTCGTGACGCCGGCGAACTGGTCGGCATCGCGCCGATCGGAGTCGCCGCGACCAACGACGTGGACGCCCTGCTCGCGTTGAAGCCCGACTGCGTGGTCTACAACCCGATGTGGCTCGACGTCGACGAGTTGGTCCGCATCCTGTCGGCGGGTGTCAACGTGGTCACCACGGCGTCGTTCATCACCGGAGGCAACCTCGGCGACGGCCGCGACCGGATCGTCGAGGCCTGCGAAAAGGGCGGCTCGACGATGTTCGGCTCGGGCGTCAGTCCGGGCTTCGCCGAACTGCTGGCCATCGTCTCGGCGATGGTGTGCAACCGCGTCGACAAAGTCACCGTCAACGAAGCCGCCGACACCACCTTCTACGACTCACCGGAGACCGAGAAGCCGGTGGGCTTCGGCCAGCCGATCGACCACCCGGACCTGCAGGCGATGGCCGCCAAGGGCACCGCCATCTTCGGCGAGGCGGTGCGGCTGGTGGCAGACGCGCTCGGCGTCGAACTCGACGACGTGCGATGCGAGGCCGAATTCGCCCAGACCACAGTGGATCTGGAGATGGCATCGTGGACCATCCCCGCTGGATGCGTCGCCGGCGTTTACATCAGCTGGCAGGGCATCGTCGGCGATCGGACCGTGATCGACCTCAACGTGCGGTGGCGCAAAGGGCAGACGCTCGACCCGGACTGGAAGATCGACGGCGACGGCTGGGTGATTCAGATCGACGGACAGCCCACCGTCACCACCAAGGTCGGCTTCCTGCCGCCGCCGTATTTCGAAGCCACCACCATCGAAGAGTTCATGGATCTCGGCCACATCATGACGTCGCTGCCGACGCTGCACGCGATTCCGGCAGTCGTCGCCGCAGCGCCGGGAATCGCGACCTACACCGATCTGCCGCTGACGTTGCCGCGCGGCGTGGTGTCGATCTAG
- a CDS encoding TetR family transcriptional regulator, which produces MRYPRAVPQLTFQRARTEDKKRQRAAALVEAARSLATESGVASVTLTDVSRHAGVHYSAVRRYFTSLEEVLLHLAAEGWTRFSDNVCASLREPGPKSPARVAEALAQGLAADPLFCDLLANLHVHLEQEVELERVLGFKQVSTAAVLALTEAIENALPGLGRAGAFDVLLAAYSLAAPLWQMANPPKKLAEAYAERTDVPPDWNIDFTAAMTRLLTATCVGLLSQNAGS; this is translated from the coding sequence CTGCGTTATCCTCGCGCGGTGCCGCAGCTCACATTCCAGCGCGCCCGCACCGAAGACAAGAAGCGCCAGCGCGCAGCGGCGCTGGTCGAGGCCGCGCGGTCGCTGGCAACGGAGTCCGGTGTCGCCTCGGTGACGTTGACCGACGTGTCCCGGCACGCCGGGGTGCACTACTCGGCGGTGCGCCGCTACTTCACCTCGCTCGAAGAGGTGCTGCTGCACCTGGCCGCCGAGGGCTGGACGCGCTTCTCGGACAATGTGTGCGCAAGCCTGCGCGAGCCCGGCCCAAAGTCACCGGCGCGAGTCGCCGAGGCACTGGCCCAGGGCCTGGCGGCCGACCCGCTGTTCTGCGATCTGCTCGCGAATCTGCACGTTCACCTCGAGCAGGAAGTCGAGCTCGAGCGAGTGCTCGGGTTCAAACAGGTCAGCACAGCTGCCGTGCTGGCGCTCACCGAAGCCATCGAGAACGCGCTGCCGGGGCTGGGTCGCGCGGGCGCCTTCGACGTCCTTCTTGCCGCCTATTCACTCGCCGCGCCGCTGTGGCAGATGGCCAACCCGCCGAAGAAGCTCGCCGAAGCCTACGCGGAGCGAACAGACGTCCCGCCGGACTGGAACATCGACTTCACCGCCGCGATGACGCGGCTGCTCACCGCCACGTGTGTTGGTCTACTGAGTCAGAACGCCGGGAGCTAG
- a CDS encoding MMPL/RND family transporter, translated as MISELRSRGRTISEQSSTEHAKPPFVPRTIRRFAVAVILIWIAIVFLVSVAVPPLEQVAEQRQVSLSPSEAPSVVAMQRMGQNFKESDSDSFAMLVLESDQKLGDDAHIYYNNVIKQLRADPTHIQHIQDFWGDPITAPGAQSPDGKAVYTQINLAGNQGTTLADASMKAVRDIVNRTPAPKGVTTYVTGPAALVTDMHHSGNTSIVKITVVTMLVIFTMLLLVYRSVFTVVVLLIMVFVELTAARGIVSFLGYYHVIGLSTFAVNLLVSLGIAAGTDYGIFFFGRYQEQRQLGDDRETAFFTTYRGVAHVVLASGLTIAGATACLSFCRMPYFQTIGVPCAVGMIVAVAVALTLTPAVIVVGGRFGFFDPKRRMRTQGWRRVGTAIVRWPLPILAAACGVALIGLLTLPGYRTSYNDRLYIPHNIAANQGYDAAERHFSQARLMPEVMMIEADHDLRDPADFLVLDKLAKGIFRVPGISRVQAITRPEGTAMEHTSIPFQLSMQNAGQVQTMKFQKARMDDMLKQADELEDTMNRMRRMYGHMVELNNITHKMIGETKEMQAVTEELRDDIANFEDFFRPIRSYFYWEKHCYDIPVCFALRSAFDAIDGVDEISEKFRVLTSDFSQLDALMPQLIAEFPPMIDSMESMRTMMLTMHSTMSGIFNQMDDMSSNGNAMGKAFDQAKNDDSFYLPPEVFQNKDFKRALNNFFSPDGKSVRLIISHRGDPATPEGIARVDSIQQAAEESLKGTPLENSKIYLAGTAATFKDWKDGSKYDLWIAGIGSLCLIFIIMLIITRSLVAAGVIVGTVAISLGASFGMSVLVWQYLLGIKLHWMVLAMSVIVLLAVGSDYNLLLVSRFKEEIHAGLRTGIIRAMGGTGKVVTSAGLVFAFTMASMVVSDLRIIGQVGTTIGLGLMFDTLIVRSFMTPSIAALLGRWFWWPIQVRPRPASTMLQPYGSRPAVRELLGDERDANTAPLPKA; from the coding sequence ATGATCAGCGAGCTGCGGTCTCGGGGGCGCACCATCAGCGAGCAGTCGAGCACCGAACACGCGAAGCCGCCGTTCGTGCCACGCACGATCCGTCGGTTCGCGGTCGCCGTGATCCTGATCTGGATTGCGATCGTCTTCCTGGTCAGCGTCGCTGTTCCGCCGTTGGAGCAGGTCGCTGAGCAACGTCAGGTATCGCTGAGCCCCAGCGAGGCGCCGTCGGTGGTGGCGATGCAGCGGATGGGTCAGAACTTCAAGGAATCTGACTCCGACAGCTTCGCGATGCTCGTCCTGGAAAGTGACCAGAAGCTCGGCGACGACGCCCACATCTACTACAACAACGTGATCAAGCAGCTCCGGGCCGATCCGACGCACATCCAGCATATCCAGGATTTCTGGGGCGATCCGATCACGGCGCCGGGCGCACAGAGTCCCGACGGAAAAGCCGTCTACACCCAGATCAACCTCGCCGGAAACCAGGGCACCACGCTGGCGGACGCATCGATGAAAGCGGTCCGCGACATCGTGAACCGCACGCCCGCGCCCAAGGGTGTGACGACGTACGTCACCGGACCAGCCGCGCTGGTCACCGACATGCACCACAGCGGGAACACCAGCATCGTCAAAATCACTGTGGTGACGATGCTGGTCATCTTCACCATGCTGCTGCTGGTCTACCGGTCGGTGTTCACGGTCGTGGTGCTGCTGATCATGGTGTTCGTCGAATTGACTGCGGCCAGGGGGATCGTCTCGTTTCTCGGGTACTACCACGTGATCGGGTTATCCACGTTCGCCGTTAATCTATTGGTATCCCTGGGAATTGCGGCGGGGACCGATTACGGCATCTTCTTCTTCGGCCGCTATCAGGAGCAGCGTCAGCTCGGCGACGATCGGGAGACAGCGTTCTTCACGACGTATCGCGGGGTGGCGCACGTCGTGCTTGCGTCCGGGCTGACGATCGCGGGCGCCACTGCCTGCCTGAGCTTTTGCCGGATGCCGTACTTCCAAACCATCGGCGTGCCATGCGCCGTGGGCATGATCGTCGCGGTCGCTGTCGCGCTGACGCTGACGCCGGCGGTGATCGTCGTCGGCGGCCGCTTCGGATTCTTCGACCCCAAGCGCCGGATGCGGACTCAGGGCTGGCGCCGCGTCGGCACCGCCATCGTTCGCTGGCCGCTGCCCATCCTTGCCGCCGCATGCGGGGTTGCCTTGATCGGCCTGCTGACGCTGCCGGGATACCGGACCAGCTACAACGATCGGCTTTACATCCCGCACAACATCGCCGCCAACCAGGGATACGACGCCGCCGAGCGGCACTTCTCCCAGGCCCGGCTGATGCCCGAGGTCATGATGATCGAAGCCGACCACGATCTGCGCGATCCGGCGGACTTCTTGGTGTTGGACAAACTGGCCAAGGGCATTTTCCGGGTGCCGGGAATCTCGCGCGTGCAAGCCATCACGCGGCCCGAAGGCACGGCGATGGAGCACACCTCGATTCCGTTCCAGCTCAGCATGCAGAACGCCGGGCAGGTACAGACGATGAAATTCCAGAAAGCCCGGATGGACGACATGCTCAAGCAGGCCGACGAGCTCGAAGACACCATGAATCGGATGCGGCGCATGTACGGCCATATGGTCGAGCTCAACAACATCACCCACAAGATGATCGGCGAGACAAAGGAAATGCAGGCCGTCACCGAAGAATTGCGCGACGACATCGCGAATTTCGAGGACTTCTTTCGGCCCATTCGCAGCTACTTCTATTGGGAAAAGCATTGTTACGACATCCCGGTATGTTTCGCTTTGCGATCGGCATTCGACGCCATCGATGGTGTTGACGAGATCAGTGAGAAATTCCGGGTCCTGACAAGCGATTTCAGTCAGCTCGATGCGCTGATGCCGCAGCTGATCGCGGAGTTCCCGCCGATGATCGACAGCATGGAGTCCATGCGGACGATGATGCTGACCATGCACAGCACCATGTCCGGGATCTTCAATCAGATGGACGACATGAGCAGCAACGGCAACGCCATGGGCAAGGCTTTTGACCAGGCGAAGAACGACGACTCGTTCTATCTGCCGCCAGAAGTGTTCCAGAACAAGGACTTCAAGCGCGCGCTGAACAACTTCTTCTCGCCGGACGGCAAGTCTGTGCGGTTGATCATTTCGCACCGCGGCGATCCGGCGACACCCGAAGGCATCGCGCGGGTCGACTCGATCCAGCAGGCCGCGGAGGAATCGCTCAAGGGCACGCCGCTGGAAAACTCCAAGATCTACCTCGCCGGCACCGCCGCCACCTTCAAGGACTGGAAGGACGGCTCGAAGTACGACCTGTGGATCGCCGGAATCGGTTCGCTCTGTTTGATTTTCATCATCATGCTGATCATCACCCGCAGCCTCGTCGCTGCCGGGGTCATCGTGGGCACGGTGGCGATCTCGTTGGGTGCGTCTTTCGGCATGTCCGTGCTGGTATGGCAGTACCTTCTCGGCATCAAACTGCACTGGATGGTGCTGGCCATGTCGGTGATCGTGCTGCTGGCCGTCGGTTCGGACTACAACCTGCTGCTGGTGTCCCGGTTCAAAGAGGAGATCCACGCCGGGCTGCGGACCGGCATCATCCGCGCCATGGGCGGCACCGGCAAGGTGGTCACGTCCGCGGGTCTGGTGTTCGCGTTCACGATGGCCTCGATGGTGGTCAGCGATCTGCGGATCATCGGGCAGGTGGGCACGACCATCGGCCTGGGCCTGATGTTCGACACGTTGATCGTGCGGTCGTTCATGACACCGTCGATCGCCGCGTTGCTGGGCCGGTGGTTCTGGTGGCCGATCCAGGTGCGGCCCCGGCCGGCGAGCACCATGCTCCAGCCGTACGGGTCACGCCCCGCGGTGCGCGAGCTGCTGGGCGACGAGCGCGACGCTAACACCGCGCCGTTGCCCAAGGCCTAG